A window of the Osmia lignaria lignaria isolate PbOS001 chromosome 2, iyOsmLign1, whole genome shotgun sequence genome harbors these coding sequences:
- the LOC117606993 gene encoding uncharacterized protein LOC117606993: MSRYIGLILLITMCGHVYGSKRCEGNGLGLKYVWGDALSDPADCVGPNNMQYPSAAISRSYKNLWATSRTARAHQPRTIDPELTRQALLHNYKVARGDYSIAESSRNGRAFTPKESCGSPARLCKTRYNTTAPMYGVSLTSGQPVTIVQKFPDLLQQVVFEVCESKECDVVHGECTQTYVPYLFLVIPLGPVTLTGQDYVLVESGCVCKPRNSASSSSESAAVPSF; encoded by the exons ATGTCCAGGTACATCGGTCTGATTCTCCTTATCACGATGTGCGGCCACGTGTACGGCAGCAAAAGGTGCGAGGGGAATGGTTTAGGCTTGAAGTACGTATGGGGAGACGCTTTATCCGATCCGGCAGACTGTGTAGGACCAAACAACATGCAGTATCCGTC AGCGGCGATCTCGAGGAGTTACAAGAACCTGTGGGCAACCAGTCGAACCGCAAGAGCTCATCAGCCTCGAACAATTGATCCTGAATTGACGAGGCAGGCGCTTCTGCATAATTACAAGGTCGCTCGTGGTGACTACTCGATCGCTGAATCCTCGCGCAACG GACGCGCATTCACCCCAAAAGAAAGCTGCGGTTCGCCAGCTAGATTATGTAAAACTAGGTACAACACCACGGCGCCGATGTACGGGGTCAGCTTAACCAGTGGACAGCCGGTGACCATCGTGCAAAAGTTTCCTGACCTTCTGCAGCAGGTCGTGTTCGAGGTTTGCGA GTCGAAAGAGTGCGACGTGGTCCACGGCGAGTGCACGCAGACGTACGTACCATACCTGTTTCTTGTGATTCCTCTCGGACCAGTGACCTTGACCGGTCAAGATTACGTTCTCGTTGAGAGCGGTTGCGTCTGCAAGCCGAGAAATTCGGCGAGCTCCTCGTCGGAGTCCGCAGCCGTTCCAAGCTTCTAA
- the Nopp140 gene encoding nucleolar and coiled-body phosphoprotein 1 isoform X2, with product MASVEELSVSALVYDYLLKKDASLAKVFQKKTKAPVLPKGAPTIQEVYLYFQKSSPKKLNVKAQAKESSSDSSSESEDEAPKKVPQINGKPTANAVANNQQESSEESSSEDEKPASKVTAKVKPTVKPPSKTPPVKKKESSDESSSEEEETLKVQQKPVVASKATPKAAPKAKKQSSDSDSDSDSEEVTKTKVTAKPAAKPAATLQTKAIASKKESSSEDSSDSEEQSPVKPVLKKPLPAKSTTVTPAKKKSSSDDSDDSSEEESTKPVTVSTPVVKNLAPSSDDSDDSSEETTTTKASAAKHAQKSVQEKKKLTQSQKEVVKPGKQTKAIPAKPVVTQEESSSSDDSSEEEKPAAKKPAPPTKAAAAAKKAPAKKEESSSEDSSEEEEAPAVKKPAPTPAKKAPAKKEESSSDDSSEEEPPTKKTKVAAPAKPAVAAKKQKSSSEDSDDSDDSDKKPATKVATPVPAKAAKKAPAAAKKASSSSEDSDDSEDEKPVNTTAKTNVKAKANPKKDSSSEDSDSSEDEKPTAAPIAKAASKPKAAKKDSDSDESDSETKQEVTPAKTPGKAEKRKHKEVEQDEDDTEKPPVKAQKNNYSNFVKAGANVNGDKQQKNSPFRRVKDEDVSLDPKWANNSFEAKRGARGSWGEKANLDLKHTRGKAFRHEKTKKKRGSYRGGQIDTSINSIKFDD from the exons ACGTAAAAGCACAAGCTAAAGAGTCTAGTTCAGATTCAAGTTCAGAGAGCGAAGATGAAGCACCAAAGAAGGTTCCACAAATAAATGGCAAACCTACAGCTAATGCTGTAGCGAACAATCAACAAGAATCTTCAGAGGAATCTTCCAGTGAAGATGAAAAGCCAGCATCAAAAGTAACTGCAAAGGTTAAACCTACTGTTAAACCTCCATCTAAGACACCCCctgtaaagaaaaaagagagtTCTGATGAAAGTTCTtcagaagaagaggaaacactAAAAGTACAACAGAAACCAGTAGTAGCATCTAAAGCAACGCCTAAAGCAGCACCTAAAGCAAAAAAGCAGTCGTCAGATAGTGACTCTGATTCAGACAGCGAAGAAGTGACCAAGACAAAAGTAACTGCAAAACCTGCTGCTAAACCAGCTGCAACACTGCAAACAAAAGCTATAGCGAGTAAAAAAGAATCTTCGAGCGAAGACAGTAGCGACAGTGAGGAACAAAGTCCAGTCAAACCAGTATTAAAGAAACCACTGCCTGCTAAATCTACAACAGTAACACCTGCAAAGAAGAAATCTTCAAGCGATGATTCCGATGACTCCTCGGAAGAAGAGTCCACTAAACCAGTCACGGTATCTACTCCAGTTGTTAAGAATCTGGCACCTTCGAGCGACGATTCTGACGATTCTTCTGAAGAAACAACCACAACAAAGGCATCGGCCGCGAAACATGCTCAAAAatctgtgcaggagaagaagaagcttACTCAGAGTCAGAAAGAAGTAGTAAAACCTGGAAAACAAACTAAAGCTATCCCGGCAAAACCAGTAGTTACACAGGAAGAATCGTCATCCAGCGATGATAGCAGCGAAGAAGAAAAACCGGCGGCTAAAAAGCCTGCTCCTCCTACGAAAGCAGCAGCAGCTGCAAAGAAAGCTCCTGCCAAGAAAGAAGAATCTTCCAGCGAGGATAGTAGCGAAGAAGAGGAAGCACCAGCTGTTAAAAAGCCAGCTCCAACACCTGCAAAGAAAGCTCCCgctaaaaaagaagaatcttcGAGCGACGACAGCAGCGAAGAGGAACCACCAACCAAAAAGACCAAGGTGGCAGCACCAGCAAAACCTGCCGTTGCAGCGAAAAAGCAAAAGTCTTCTAGTGAAGATTCAGACGATTCCGACGATTCTGACAAAAAACCAGCTACAAAAGTTGCAACACCAGTACCAGCAAAAGCTGCGAAGAAAGCACCAGCAGCGGCAAAGAAAGCATCTTCTAGCTCGGAGGACTCAGACGATTCCGAAGATGAAAAGCCTGTAAATACGACTGCAAAGACAAATGTTAAAGCAAAAGCAAATCCCAAAAAGGACTCGTCCAGTGAAGATTCAGATTCATCAGAGGATGAAAAACCAACAGCCGCGCCTATAGCTAAAGCTGCCTCAAAACCAAAAGCAGCCAAGAAAGATTCAGATTCAGATGAAAGTGACTCTGAAACGAAACAGGAGGTAACTCCGGCAAAGACGCCAGGAAAGGCTGAGAAAAGGAAACATAAAGAGGTAGAACAGGATGAAGACGACACAGAGAAGCCCCCAGTAAAAGCTCAAAAGAACAACTACAGCAATTTCGTGAAAGCAGGCGCCAATGTGAACGGTGATAAG CAACAAAAAAATTCCCCATTCCGTCGAGTAAAGGACGAGGATGTTTCATTGGATCCCAAATGGGCTAACAATTCGTTTGAGGCAAAG AGAGGCGCACGTGGTTCTTGGGGAGAGAAAGCAAATCTGGATCTCAAACATACGAGAGGGAAAGCTTTTCGCCacgaaaaaacgaagaaaaagcgTGGTAGCTATCGCGGCGGTCAAATAGATACTAGTATCAATTCCATTAAGTTTGACGATTGA
- the Nopp140 gene encoding nucleolar and coiled-body phosphoprotein 1 isoform X1 yields the protein MASVEELSVSALVYDYLLKKDASLAKVFQKKTKAPVLPKGAPTIQEVYLYFQKSSPKKLNVKAQAKESSSDSSSESEDEAPKKVPQINGKPTANAVANNQQESSEESSSEDEKPASKVTAKVKPTVKPPSKTPPVKKKESSDESSSEEEETLKVQQKPVVASKATPKAAPKAKKQSSDSDSDSDSEEVTKTKVTAKPAAKPAATLQTKAIASKKESSSEDSSDSEEQSPVKPVLKKPLPAKSTTVTPAKKKSSSDDSDDSSEEESTKPVTVSTPVVKNLAPSSDDSDDSSEETTTTKASAAKHAQKSVQEKKKLTQSQKEVVKPGKQTKAIPAKPVVTQEESSSSDDSSEEEKPAAKKPAPPTKAAAAAKKAPAKKEESSSEDSSEEEEAPAVKKPAPTPAKKAPAKKEESSSDDSSEEEPPTKKTKVAAPAKPAVAAKKQKSSSEDSDDSDDSDKKPATKVATPVPAKAAKKAPAAAKKASSSSEDSDDSEDEKPVNTTAKTNVKAKANPKKDSSSEDSDSSEDEKPTAAPIAKAASKPKAAKKDSDSDESDSETKQEVTPAKTPGKAEKRKHKEVEQDEDDTEKPPVKAQKNNYSNFVKAGANVNGDKEDDQKEGGFKRHEGRGGFGGFGGGRGGFGRGGDRRGRGFDRGGRGGDRGGRGGDRGGRGGDRGGRGGFRGGRGGFRGGFDNRKSWGGNDQEGGRSDGFRRSWGNGDGERGGRGGFRGGRGGFDRNRSFDSSPQQNKKITFDN from the exons ACGTAAAAGCACAAGCTAAAGAGTCTAGTTCAGATTCAAGTTCAGAGAGCGAAGATGAAGCACCAAAGAAGGTTCCACAAATAAATGGCAAACCTACAGCTAATGCTGTAGCGAACAATCAACAAGAATCTTCAGAGGAATCTTCCAGTGAAGATGAAAAGCCAGCATCAAAAGTAACTGCAAAGGTTAAACCTACTGTTAAACCTCCATCTAAGACACCCCctgtaaagaaaaaagagagtTCTGATGAAAGTTCTtcagaagaagaggaaacactAAAAGTACAACAGAAACCAGTAGTAGCATCTAAAGCAACGCCTAAAGCAGCACCTAAAGCAAAAAAGCAGTCGTCAGATAGTGACTCTGATTCAGACAGCGAAGAAGTGACCAAGACAAAAGTAACTGCAAAACCTGCTGCTAAACCAGCTGCAACACTGCAAACAAAAGCTATAGCGAGTAAAAAAGAATCTTCGAGCGAAGACAGTAGCGACAGTGAGGAACAAAGTCCAGTCAAACCAGTATTAAAGAAACCACTGCCTGCTAAATCTACAACAGTAACACCTGCAAAGAAGAAATCTTCAAGCGATGATTCCGATGACTCCTCGGAAGAAGAGTCCACTAAACCAGTCACGGTATCTACTCCAGTTGTTAAGAATCTGGCACCTTCGAGCGACGATTCTGACGATTCTTCTGAAGAAACAACCACAACAAAGGCATCGGCCGCGAAACATGCTCAAAAatctgtgcaggagaagaagaagcttACTCAGAGTCAGAAAGAAGTAGTAAAACCTGGAAAACAAACTAAAGCTATCCCGGCAAAACCAGTAGTTACACAGGAAGAATCGTCATCCAGCGATGATAGCAGCGAAGAAGAAAAACCGGCGGCTAAAAAGCCTGCTCCTCCTACGAAAGCAGCAGCAGCTGCAAAGAAAGCTCCTGCCAAGAAAGAAGAATCTTCCAGCGAGGATAGTAGCGAAGAAGAGGAAGCACCAGCTGTTAAAAAGCCAGCTCCAACACCTGCAAAGAAAGCTCCCgctaaaaaagaagaatcttcGAGCGACGACAGCAGCGAAGAGGAACCACCAACCAAAAAGACCAAGGTGGCAGCACCAGCAAAACCTGCCGTTGCAGCGAAAAAGCAAAAGTCTTCTAGTGAAGATTCAGACGATTCCGACGATTCTGACAAAAAACCAGCTACAAAAGTTGCAACACCAGTACCAGCAAAAGCTGCGAAGAAAGCACCAGCAGCGGCAAAGAAAGCATCTTCTAGCTCGGAGGACTCAGACGATTCCGAAGATGAAAAGCCTGTAAATACGACTGCAAAGACAAATGTTAAAGCAAAAGCAAATCCCAAAAAGGACTCGTCCAGTGAAGATTCAGATTCATCAGAGGATGAAAAACCAACAGCCGCGCCTATAGCTAAAGCTGCCTCAAAACCAAAAGCAGCCAAGAAAGATTCAGATTCAGATGAAAGTGACTCTGAAACGAAACAGGAGGTAACTCCGGCAAAGACGCCAGGAAAGGCTGAGAAAAGGAAACATAAAGAGGTAGAACAGGATGAAGACGACACAGAGAAGCCCCCAGTAAAAGCTCAAAAGAACAACTACAGCAATTTCGTGAAAGCAGGCGCCAATGTGAACGGTGATAAG GAGGACGATCAAAAAGAGGGTGGTTTTAAGAGACACGAAGGAAGGGGTGGATTCGGTGGATTCGGTGGAGGAAGAGGCGGTTTCGGTCGTGGCGGTGATAGGAGAGGTCGTGGTTTTGATAGGGGTGGACGCGGTGGCGATAGGGGTGGACGCGGCGGCGATAGGGGTGGACGCGGCGGCGATAGAGGAGGTCGAGGGGGATTCAGAGGTGGTCGTGGAGGTTTCAGGGGTGGTTTCGATAACAGAAAATCATGGGGTGGAAACGATCAGGAAGGAGGTAGATCCGACGGATTTAGGAGGTCATGGGGTAACGGCGATGGTGAAAGGGGTGGTCGCGGTGGGTTCAGAGGGGGTAGAGGTGGTTTCGATAGAAACAGATCGTTCGACAGTTCGCCGcaacaaaataagaaaataacgTTCGACAATTGA